acaATAGTTAcgtttgtgttgcagacattgcaattctgtttctttcaccaccactgtaaagaaatctgattcagtaagtttttctacaatgaaccattgcGCATAGAACCACTCTCAGTGGTTTTGTTTGCATCTCATTGACTGAATTAGGCAGGACTTATAAAAAAATTGTGGAATTTTTAACAATGAGCTTCTAACATTTAGGATAATTTCTGTATTCTAtcagtttatagtttatatcagtttattacacactttagGGATACAAGATACCTTTGTTCGTTGCCAAAATACAGGAGCACTGGTCACTTCACTCAAATAAATTTTGGCTTCAGGCTTTTTATTAGCGTATGTATGCAAAACACACGTGTGGTTTGTTTATGCCTCGGAGGGCTGCTGTGGCTCCATTTTGGCTGTGGTACAGTGGCCAAGGATTATGCTCAATGCAGTGTCAAAGAAGTCTTTGTGTATAGGACTTAGGCCTGTCAGGTAGTGTTTGACAATGCTCTGCAGCATGATGATCCGCCTTGTGGCACTGTCACAGCTTTTCATCTGAGTGAGGTGAATCTGTATTTGCTGCTTCTCTTCTTCCTGTCCTCTCTCGATGTCCTTCTCATCCTCTGTTCCAGGTGGAATGTAATGAGATGCAGGGGGCTCAGCGATGTCATGGGAGCACAGGAGGAAAATGCATTCCTTGGAGCAGCAAAGTGAACTCGCAGTGCGTGGAACCTGGGagaggaagatggagagagagaaaacaagaacgaTAGATAGATGCTAAACCTGCTAGGTTACTCAATGGAGTATATGCTTTAAAAGGCCTTTTCTTACATTTtctataattatttttaaaacttaaagTATTGTGCAAAACTTAGAGAGCACCCCTCAGTTAATTACTATGTTAATAATTACATTCTCTCAGTGTTTAGTATGTCCACCATttgactttattacagcttccattcttttcagatgacttgctttcagtttttcaaagaaatctgtagggaaacttcagtcttagaagttggttggattttccttttttttttttttacaatttaagTAACttcaaacacactcagtgatttTGAAGTTTGGGCTTTTTTATTGGAAGGATAGCGCTGTAACTTGTTTTTAAGGCAAGGCGGAtagaagagttaaagtggcaaAACTGGGTAAAGTGAATACTGATAGATATGacaacacactcactcattctcatgctgaaaaataaaaggcttgtgcgctggctgttttgactggaaactgaaTGAACGGAgggcagtctctgacttttgcacagtacagtaacaAGTAGGCTATTTTAAATGTCAAGTTATAATTAtgtgtacagtcttgtttttcaaaaaaaaaaacttttttgccatatttgtgTCAATTTTTGATTaacagaaaaaagtcagaagtgtgGACTCAAACCTGTCCATACATGACATACGGCAAAACAGTAtggaaaaacagtaaacagcatcctttttaaaaatgagctgaTGGTCATGAATTATTCTTAATTTAACGGGTAATTTCcatcctaaaatctgattggctgaacagcacttgaagctgttgtaaaacCAATGACATACATACACCTATGACCGTCTCACACAACTGAATAGTATATTACTACACCACGGCACGAAAAAAAACTGCTTGTGCTGTTGATGGAATAATATTTGACTCTCATGTTGCTCATACAGGCCACTGAATATACTGATCAGGTAAgagcctgtttttgtttaaactgtgaGGCTgccaacttatgttcttaactagaactaggctggtcagcaaGCTAACACACTAAAAGATAGCAAACAGcataaacaactccatcattaataacACAGGCTTGAATGAAAGTACTTATGCTATGAGTAACTGTAAAATGGCAgtgtaaaagtctaaaaatgttaCTTGAATGGCTTACTTGAAGTAGCATtaaaacccaggctgaatcccaaacgactCTGtattccctaaatagtgtgctagctatgaaagtttataAAGTTTAGCCTGTACAGTCAAATAGTGTATAATTGACTGAGTATGAAAGTGgctgagtcccaaatgactattttgtATCTGTATTTTACACCATTGGGGTGCAGCATCCAGTATTTACATTCCTATGTAGAGCACTATATAATGAACagagagccatttgagattcagatGAAAATGAATTCAAATGGAGATGAGCCATCAGTTAAGAGAAAACATGTCTGTTTTTGCAAATTAACTCTTCATATATTGAATGTAGATGTAATTATTTAACAGTAATTACAGTTAAAGTTAATTACATAAACAACAAGAAAACAGCAACTAGACAGTCTAGACTTCTAGGGGTGAGGAAGTTATGGAGTGAAATGCAAATGAGGCAAGTGGGAATGTGGTAGATATGCTTGTGGATGTAACTCCTCGGAGTTACTTACTTGGATGCTGAGTTTCACAAACACAGGGCTGCCTGGCCAGCAGCCAGGTAAACGGCCATTTGATCCACAGCCGCAGCCCTGCACCTCTTTATCTCCAGACTCAGTCTGTAGCAGTACCAGCGTGTGGTTCAGTCCACACCACACATCCACTGGAGCCATGGATACTATCACCTGTTCAGAAGGAGGTGAAGTATTTTAAggattttattaatgttaactTGGTGATGGGATATTCATTTGAAATGGCAAACAAACACGCTACCATAGTGGGATCGCCACGGTCGATCTTGTCTCCAGTGCCTAACTGGCCATAGCGGTTGCATCCTTGCATGAAGACTCTTCCACGGTCATCCAGCAGGCAGAGGTGAGAAAGACCCAGTGAGCATTTTACCACCTACAGAACATATTGAGGTATTCAGGCATATAATGATGAAAGTACCAGTCTAAACACTGCACTAACAGACTGTAATATCACTCAGTGTAATCCGATCTGCAGACACTGCAGCCAGAGATTGGCAATGAAATGATAACTTGCAGTGGAAGTTGTTCAGTTTATATGGTTTAGGTGGAGAAGAGATACCTTGTATGGCAGCATGAGTGGGATAACAGTTTGAGCATCATAGGTGTCCTGTCCTGCGGAAGTCCCAAACAGCTGGTAGTAAGTTCCTATAGAATGTACTTCGACGAAAACTGAGCCATCAGCTAAGAGACAATCAAGGGGAGAAGTTTTGTTCACTTTTCTTACTACATAACTGACTATTACAATTGTAAGTAACAATGCTATGTTTCACATACTTTTAACTAAGATCTGCAGCATAGAATGTCAGCTCCATGAAGTCATGAAGCCCTCCATTTGGCTATGCTGACGCGTGGATCTATGTTGCTGGACGTATTAGtgtttgtaatgatccataaatCAGTATAAATCCATAAACCTGttctttttaaatcaataccaaattataaccttttttttctaCTAGGAATGTGTAAACCACGACATACTGATCAATTTGTGATGGAAAGCACATGAGTATGGAGAGatcaccctttcatttatttaatttacagctaAAATGGCCCATACGTACAAGTTATTAAGCTGAAAACATATGTATAACAATATTAAATATCAGTTTTTATGTGCTTTCCTGCTTTCTGTAAAAAGTGGACAAATGAAATAGATTTGAAATTATACAgtggcttctgtgtaattttctgttaagtgtatgttatatatataattatataattatataatatataattattatatattgctGTGACAACTCACAGaactatttaaatgtttaaatggttgtttGCATGGTTAAACGGGGCTTCTCCATGGTTTGTGGTTCTCTAAAGGtgcttttaaaatgattctatatagcaaaaaaaaagggttccactatggCTACTTTTTGCTACGAGTGACAGAACTCATCACTGTGTACCACACAGAGTTGGATGGCCTCCTCTAGCTGTGtgaagggaaacacactggttgcTTTTTATCTATAAAACTCTCAGCACCAGATACCACTGTGTACCACAGCCATGTTCACTGTAAATAATGGACTCTAAACCCTATCTAGTGACATTATTGCATATCAGGTCCCCTGAGCTTTTACTGTTCTGAGTAAATCTGCTTTAGCTACGGTGCAGCAATGAATTGGAACATGGCACAAGACACTCTACTTGCTCGTCTCTCCTAAACTTTTCATTTcgaattattttcacttagctTACGGCTATTTTAGGTGATCATTTTAGATCAGTGGTTtagctgtttgttttgatttaatttctttttaattcaattgtttcattgttttgacttttttattcttgtgttttattgtaagtgctgttttttgacgtattatttatttatttatttatttatttttgtctcattgTTAATCTCTGGAGTTTATTGCTTTAAAAGTCTAGCACTTATGCAAttacttcttttatttttttaagttccTGGCAGCACTAAGCCACACTGAAAATGAGGATTCTCCTCAATGTAACCCAAGCTTGaataaattcaataaattaatagaataaatataataattatttgtttgaataaattaatgaacaGATATGGGAAGTTGTACAGTTTTGGACAAAAAACACACTGttgtattatgtattttttttgctgttttcaaaAAGCACTGTTAGGAGGTGCAGTGTCTTACCTCTTAGATACAAAATGCTGTTAGAACTGGTGTGGATCTGTTTGATTGGCAGTTCTGGCAGTATTTTGCTAATGTTCTTGAGAGTCAGTTGCGCAGTGTAGGAGCATGAATTTTGGAGCTGGATCTCATTAATAGACATGGCATACACTTTTCCAGTGTCTTTtcagagaaacaaaaacaagaagaatAAAGGAAAATCAGTAGAGTTGAAAGAAAGCTAAAATCAGTTTAATAAAAGGTGAGTAACAGATTAAATGATTGATCTTAACACCACTGTACTATAAAAAATAAAGGCTCCactagaaaacatttggtgtaGTTATCGAAATTgggattattttaaaaacaatcgATGTTTGAAGAAACGTTTAAAGACAGATTATGTTTCTCCAAAGATGTGGACCATTCTATATATCATATATGTCAATGGGTCTAAAtcataaatacattattttaatgcttatttcatttattgaaggaaaaaggTTATCCAATGCCAAATAGTCATGTAAGAAAATGAAATTCCTGAATGTGGCTCATTTAAAGCAACTCTGTAAAGACAAGTGGATCAAAATTCAatagtgctttgaaagactaaTCTCCAGTTATAAGAAGTGAAACCAGGACTGTGTGGTATTTATAGTGTACTAATTCCACTTGTGCTCTTGGACGGGGTCAAACCAATTGTACACAAATATTACGGCCCACCATGCACCCTGGAACTAACCGGTCAGCAGCAGGATAGTGCGTTTGTTCTCCCGTCCACACAGGCGGAGCTGCGTGAAattgagagagaaatggaaagtCATGCGAAAGACCATCTTGTGGGTGTCCGACTGGAATACCTCCACACAGTCACACATGATGCGTGGGGCAGGAGGTCCCATGCACCCTGAGGGGATACCACAGACCTCTCGACTCACTAGCACGTAGATATGCTGTCGGTATGTGAGAGAGCAGGGGTCCACAGCAAACTAGGACACAGAGAAGAGACAGTAAGCCCACATGCTGGTACACTGAACACCATGTATGATAACAATTGCATAAAACTGTTTGGAGTACTGTTGTCTACACTGACTACAGTACCTGGATATTCCAAAACTGGAAACAGTCAGTAATGCTTCAATTATAGTGGAATTCGATCATTTATATGGACATTTACAAAGGATTGTGGGTTTATTACATTTTGCAATATGCTTAGAAGTTATATTGTTGTTAACTAGCACATGATTGAATTGAACTGCCAGGGGAGAAGTGAGGAAGAAGGAATATACTAAGACAAATGGTAAATTATGCTAAGTTAAAGACATATGTTTAGTCATAAGTTAAAGTCATATGTTCAATGTTTCTTAAATGTCAGCACTGAGCTTGACAGTCTAATACAAGGCAGAAGAGAGTTCCACACTTTAGAAGCTGGATAACTGAACaaggcctctccatgttttctgtgttttagggAAGGTATATGGAGAAAGTCAGTacctgcagatctaagatcacatgctaaaacataaatagacagacattctgtgatgtAAGTGGGTGTATTAAGGTCATTTAAAGCTTTGAAAACGAggagcagaactttaaaatctattaaAGTTCTGCTCaggtagccagtgcagttcttctAAAACAAGAGTGATATGatctcacttttttcttttttcagatgcGCTCTGCCACATTTTGTATGAGTTGTAAGGGATGTGTTGTGCTCTAAGGAACCCCAGTAAGATGAGCATTACTGTAATCAATTCTACTTGTTACTAATGCATTAACATGTTTGTCTGTATAGATCTGAGATAGAAAAGGGTGAACTTttctaaaattattattttggagaatGGTTTAtcttacttaaaaaaataatctctGGGTGAATTAGCGTAATCTCTCACTGACAAAATAAGAACAATCTAAGCTTAAATTGAAGTAAAtttattctgagaaaaaaataaagcagcgTTTAGTGTTCTTCTATAACATCTTGAGGTGAGTAGGAAAATACAAAGGAATACAGGAAATTTCTTTCTAGATTGTCTAGATTGTTCTTTGtcctcaccccacaggttttatATGAAGTTTAGATCAGGGGACTGCGATGGCCATGGCAGAAGCTTGAATTTGTGTTCAATAAACATTTTATGGCATTGATCTGGACAAATGTTTTGGAGGCAGACAGATTTTGATTTAacatgtcctggtatttcatgGAGTCCATAATGTCATGTATCCTAATGAGACTCCCAGGGCCTTTGAAGGAAAAACAGCCTCACAATATAACAGACCCTCCACCATACTTAATAGTGGGCATCAAGCTCTTTTCAGTGTAGTCATCCTCCTTTTTATGCCACACACACCTTGAATGTTTGCTGCCAAAAAGCACAATTTTTGTTTCACCTGACCATAGAACACAGCTCCAGTCAAAGTCTCAGCATTTAACAAACCCCAGACGCTTACATTTATGGTTAGGTGACAGAAAAGGCTTTTTTCCTGGCATGGCCTTCAAATAATCTGCTGCCATGGAGGTCAATGGTGTTTTGGAGACTTCGCAGTAAAGATATTACTTTTTTCTGTAACTAAGTGATCAGTGATCCTTGGGGATTTTTGGCCCTCTCTCCATCCTTGTTATTGCATGTAAGGGCAAAATAAAACTGGGTCCTTGTCCAGACATGCTTGTCACAGTTCCTTTTGATTAGAACATTATTGCCCAAACTGCAGATATGGGCTTTTTATACGAGTAGCTTTTTAAATAGTCATTCCTTTACTTATGAAGGTCAACAcacttttcctttatttaaatTGTGTGTTCTCTTGTCTTTTCCATGCCTAAGAAGGGAACATGACCTCTATGTGACCTCATACATATGCCCCATTGAAAGAGGAAAGCTGCTTACAGCTTGAAAATTCCTGGATTCTGATATActtataaaagtaaaatatatatggaaaatgcttctataaCATTTCGTTTCTAAGAATTTCTAAGGGGTGCCCCTAATTGTGGCACatggttttgttaaaaaaaatctttatgaagaatatttttttctcagcGTACATTTATGTCAATTAAAGGTTGGATGTTTTCATTGTTCAGTATAAGTTTAAGCTAAAGATGAATTTCTTTTAACCCTTTTTACtaatttttttatgtgtatGCATTTGTAATCTGAAGGTTTTATTTTAATCATCAGTATGCAGGTATAAATGCATAGACTTGTGTACAGTGCACTTACATCTTTGGCATcattgcacagtattgtatggTTTAAGGGCCTCCTCCACATCACATTCTGCCGAGGGGTGAACAGGACAAAGATGGTTCCCTTGTAGTCCCAGAGCACAGTGTACCCCAGTGTGGGCACCACCCTACGGAAGCCCAGCGCCATGGGAGCATTGAATGACATTGTAAGGGCCAGCTGCCGACTTCTTAAATGGTGTAAAGCGGCTTTACCCCTGCCAGAAGCACTTCTTAGCCGCTGAAGGACAAGGCCCTGGCTCACTACATGCAAAAGAGGTATAGTAATTTAGATGGTTACCACAGAGCTCTGATTTTTAAACTTTGTTGTGGACAGTCAGTTAAGCCTATAGTTAAAGACAAAATCCTCAACTGTCAACCAGACTCACTCCTCAGGATGGTCAGCCTCCTCCAGTTGGTTTCATCATTCCTGGAAGGAGCAGGACCTTTCAAATTCCCAAAGTACAGATTCTTCCACACAGCCTGGCTGAGGCTCAGCTTGTGAAAATAATGGCACGTAGATCCAAAGGAGACAATATCAGGCACTGAGAGCCTAAATAGGATGTTCTCAAGCTGGGAATAATAATAGAATATGAGTAATGCAGTTTTTCATCAGTCAAAAACCTTAAAGAAATCTAATTTACCTCTTATGCAAAACATAGGCAatcagccgagacatgtttCATGTTGCACTAGAGCTATGAGGTTAATACAATTCACAAATTTTAAAAGTAAACTTCTGTTgttgctccagtgcaaaagtaaagaagctgACTTTCGACACCAAACATCTCTCGGCTAATCAACTATGCTTGGGGTAAGgaaaaaacagtgtaaatgagaTTTATCAGTGAAATCCAAACCAAGCGAGGATTTTGTTAGagtaacaaaaaataaattgcTTTTATAGACATTTCTCTTACCACTTCAGGTGGCAATGACAGGATTGAGACTGTTGggttttgcccaggtggggtCACAGTTCTCCTCCTTTTAAGCTGTTGTtcggtgagaaaaaaaaacacttgttaaAAAATTTGCCTATCATTAATTATTTCTATTTCAAGTTGAGTGTAGTTCTGTTACTCACAGTAGGTGGTGCTGTAGATCTGTCAGAGGTCCTTTTCCTCAGttgcaacatttttttctttcttctattcattgtttccttctttttttaaaaacctaatTTGCCAGTCCGAAGAGAGTGAAACAATAACGTGCTGTCCGTACGAGTGTCTGCTCACTGACCTCTGAGAAAATCAATCCCCAGGGTTCTAACATGCCTTTATGACTACAGAAACAATTCCATTCACCTTATTATGACCTCATGGTGTGGAATTCTTCAGTGTCTTTGGTGGAATTTTGGTGAATGCTGTTAATCTGTAACAGCATTTAATGATATAACGTGATATATGATATAGCTTGTGTAGGGCCCAGACTCTCATCAGGGGGCTGTGGTTGCTTGAAATCTTGAAAGGTCTCAGAACTCTAACTTTGCTACTTGGTTTTGTATCTCTTAAGCTACTTTTAGTGGATTCCTGATCAACAAAATTATTCATATTTGTTTACAGACTTTACACTGTGCAACATATGACAAAACTATCATCTGTAACAGTACCACATATTTACCACATAGTACCACATACCACGCATTTGCACATGCATAGCTACATAATGTCATAATGCATGCATGCACTGTACTACACTATATAAGACTATATATGTAGCTTTGATTTAAAGTGGAGCTGTACAGATTTTTCCAATCATATATTTGAATTGAAATGCTCACTTCCAGAGAAACTGactaccgagtcagaattgttcacagtggtgattaCAAAGAACATAATGCCTAATTGCCATAATTTTCAtgccaaacctctctgaatgactctgttagCATCTCTACAGTTTTGTtatgttgaaatgtaaacaatttgTAAAATTCCCTTTTAACCGTACTCTCGCTCTGCCTTTTACCATCCATTATTTATTACACTCTCGTATGGCAGATCACTGCCTGTGTCTCCTACATCCCTCTGTCCCACTCCTCTCCCAGTAAACAAAGGAAGCAAGTTCATTTTGTGGCACTTCTCCACATGAATATTCATAAGTGACCTACATAACTAACCGCTGATGTAATGTCATCAAACGTGGCAGTGAGCTACTGGATGAGTGTTGGCAAGCTCCTCATTAAGAACTTGGTTTGAACACAGATAGTCACATGTTCATGCTTTTTCACCCTTTCTAACTTTTCCTCACAACACTGACGCTTAAAGGCCTTtatcatgaaaaacagaattttcctTTCACgtgcactttttaaataaaggacTTTGAGGtaatacataaacattgttTCAACAAGTTTCAAACAATTTTCAAAACCTACCATGCCTACTCTATACTGTCTGGATATGGATATAAACCTGCAAAAAAGGTCGTTTTGAAtatattgtttctgtgatgtcacaaaaaccaacatacaatatatttcaaaaagtattcgctcgtctgccttcacacgcatatgaacttgcgTGACCTCCCATTCTTCATccgtagggtttaatatgatgttggctcaccctttgcagctataacagcttcaactcttctgagaaggctgtccacaaggtttaggaatccagtttatgggaatttctgaccattcttccagaagcgcatttgtgaggtcagacactgatgttggatgagacgGCCTGTCTCACAGTTTCTGCACTAATACTGCTCTCTGctcaagttcctccacaccaaattcgcgcatccatgtctttatggacattgctttgtgcactggtgtgcagtcatattggaacaggaatGGGCTGacccaaactgttcacacaaagttgggagcatgaaattttcgttaagcattaagagttcctttcattggaactaaggggccgagcacaattcctgaaaaacaacaacacaccataaccccctcctccaccaaactttacacttggcacaatgcaattagtcaagtactgttctcctggcaaccaccaaacccagaatcGTCCAgaagattgccagacagagaagcgtgattcatcacaccagagaacacatctctactgctccagagtccagtggcggcgctttacatcactgcattcaatgctttccatcgcgcttggtgatataaagcttggatgcagctgcgcGGCCATGGAcatccattccatgaagctgtctacgctgttcttgagctgatctgaaggccacatgaagtttggaggtctgtagtgattgactctgcagaaagttggcgacctctgcgcactatgtgcctcagcatccgctgaccccgctctgtcattttacgtggccgaccacttcgtggctgagttgctgtcgttcccaatcgcttccactttgttataacaccactgacagttgactgtggaatatttagtagtgaggaaatttcacgactggacttgttgcacaggtggcatcttatcatggtaccatgctggaattcactgagtttctgagaatgacccattctttcactaatgtttgtagaagcagtctgcaggcctaggtgcttggttttatacagctgtgtctgtggaagtgattggaacacctgaattcaattatttagaTGGGTGACTCAatacaatcaatcaatcaatcaacctttattttgacttggaagtacattgagggcaaacctcattttcaatgtagccgagcatttacaaaaacaggcaTTGACATGACAaggaaaataatatttacatttacaatttaatttacaattaaaagaaaattgaaAACTatcagtgaaaaaaataaaaatagataaaaataataataaaaataaaattgaggtTTAATTGTtaagagattaagatcaaaagaagataagagaaTTCCAGCTCGCTGGTgcactgtgactaaaagcagattttcccagttcagtaaaaactcttggtacctggcagctgatccaattactagagcgagtctgataattactgttatagtacttttggaaatatagtgtatttacagATATCCATTTAGCtaacaacagtttagctccacttcACACTGAAGTTAGAAAGAGTGttgcttttgaatgaggcacaatacagggcagctgatcagaacagagatcacttATCTTCTACCAGTCTtgaaggcacaataacaaaaaacagtctgtttgaTAATCAGGGATAAGGAGAGGTAAAAATATGGTAATATAAACATGAATTTTGACCATTTTGTCACATAAAgctataaacatttttattagagtGAACttcaagagaaaaaaataaatgacaagaaAAGTGTAtatattggccctttaatggACGCTGAGGTGACATCACCATTTCTCACGCTCttttcctccttctttctcttcctctgtgctCCCTTGATGCCTCTGTTCCTCTTTTCATTTTCCCTGAGGAGGAATGGATCTGCTGATGATTTACTGACCCACTGGTCTAAGTTGAAATCACACAACAGACAGAAGCATGAAGTGTGGGCTGTAAGTAATAAAAGCCCTGTGATTAGTGTATGGCTACGCCAATATAGATGTGAATACAAATTAAAGCACTTTGCACTTTAGTTTGCCCTTTAACCTCACAGCCATCATTTCgttaaaaatgtattgtgcTTAGACA
This window of the Pygocentrus nattereri isolate fPygNat1 chromosome 2, fPygNat1.pri, whole genome shotgun sequence genome carries:
- the LOC119264790 gene encoding F-box only protein 24-like; protein product: MNRRKKKMLQLRKRTSDRSTAPPTLKRRRTVTPPGQNPTVSILSLPPEVLENILFRLSVPDIVSFGSTCHYFHKLSLSQAVWKNLYFGNLKGPAPSRNDETNWRRLTILRMSQGLVLQRLRSASGRGKAALHHLRSRQLALTMSFNAPMALGFRRVVPTLGYTVLWDYKGTIFVLFTPRQNVMWRRPLNHTILCNDAKDFAVDPCSLTYRQHIYVLVSREVCGIPSGCMGPPAPRIMCDCVEVFQSDTHKMVFRMTFHFSLNFTQLRLCGRENKRTILLLTDTGKVYAMSINEIQLQNSCSYTAQLTLKNISKILPELPIKQIHTSSNSILYLRADGSVFVEVHSIGTYYQLFGTSAGQDTYDAQTVIPLMLPYKVVKCSLGLSHLCLLDDRGRVFMQGCNRYGQLGTGDKIDRGDPTMVIVSMAPVDVWCGLNHTLVLLQTESGDKEVQGCGCGSNGRLPGCWPGSPVFVKLSIQVPRTASSLCCSKECIFLLCSHDIAEPPASHYIPPGTEDEKDIERGQEEEKQQIQIHLTQMKSCDSATRRIIMLQSIVKHYLTGLSPIHKDFFDTALSIILGHCTTAKMEPQQPSEA